Proteins encoded by one window of Candidatus Omnitrophota bacterium:
- a CDS encoding autotransporter-associated beta strand repeat-containing protein, translated as MLNCKINNPYFKITFKNLIPPIYKRNLKIWASVIAVLLCSPHFLYAAERVIESDQARLILESSAGWNIPDGDTLRITYTGSISDPAALLRDTSGNASYWGGTYESNYNTVLVNTRGIIIGPNANIQAASFIASTLNISNDDFLNDRYNFYKVAGNNAFIINRGKIIVRNGGYVALLSQAVENKGVILANLGRVVLASGEKMTLALDDINEISVVIDEAVKDVVLGENGERIVSAVKNSGTISANGGKVILTAKVLNNVFNYAINNTGIIEAQSVANHNGVIELTASGAPIVNTGTLEAGAIRVNAQDTTFINKGKLIAGSEPTLPDSGKIAIQVGSLVQGGLISADRIVTVEAERVEVVLDGPLALEIDPLLNISPGVIIQAPEVKIIAKQFGSRTTPLNINAALTYIYRTQGDINILESLGIGTSVLLRGPPDGFGAIVYNRDTNLTLEAQAGGITTYDSAIIRANNLSLIANQNIGSINQHVYFTANALIKVTSYNSSIYIDSNNSDIYIIGEVRAHGDINIYSGTGMIDVRGQNAIVAAEIGYINLEATTGIINNYGLISAPYGTVRLWTSTLMDGSGGRIISIDYDVITNPEDESVTTWINPSSSNWNTASNWSAGVPNAANERAVINTAGITVTLNANITIGGLEILDGILLFSDNANRTLTIVDTDNTIGGNAGPGGLYIGTSGTLTFDDNRTGQKVIMAGNYTNLGILNRNIGAIEFNKASGTQTLNSGGTAAAKQFYDITHSGAGILQIITNNVTLTHNLTVSAGTLDPNGFTITGSGTNTLTVTGKLIVDAVTFTGNYVDWDTRTINAGSTIDYQNANPTIDASLTYQNLQFSGAGTADVNGTLTIQGDLTNTGGGTLDFGVNNVTLSGNVATNNIASFITTGTVSMTKTAGTVTFTGDMNVGALTINGNGGTLNLGTGTHTISGTITLTAGTLDLADSSLGGSGNITFGGGTLRYGGASTQDISSRIKNSTSAVNIDTGANTITFSSVIDNSNTGGLTKKGTGALILSATNTYTGTTTISAGALGFSSVSAIPSGNLILNGGVLATNGTFSRALGTGDNQVQFGANGGGFSAYGGALSITGFTGTPVWSNTTNFLPSGAPLIFGDSTLSNDVVTWTNDFSLRNAARTITVNDNPNTTDDYAIISGVISSSGTSGSLTKDGSGALVLSATNTYTGTTTISAGALGFSSVSVIPSGNLILDGGVLATNGTFSRALGSTGTGKVRFTNTTNGGGFSAYGGSLSVTITGTLTWNSTNFLQSGAPLIFGDSTLSDNVVTWISNFSLGTIGTNTRTITVNDNSSTTADYAVISGVISGSANNSLTKNGTGALALSGSNTYAGGTTVNAGTLSVNNTNALGTGALTATAVGNTVNYSLAGAQTIISTTYYNLTLSGSGTKTAGGALTVNGTLTNSVTLDMAGYTLSAGSIVNTGGTIRFSGVSNGLAIPTGTVEYYGTNQTVATGLYETINLTAISTYTPNGAITATDLTNAGTLDMGTYDLDVSSVTNNGTIRLEGSNGTFSSISTGTVEYYNAGIYFNWIAGYTYDNLVLSGGGTYLLVDDSLITNNLTVSAGTTFDPNGYYLTGSGIANISGTILVDAATFSGNYSGFSTVTFNVGSTVNYSSSLIDQDIDSTLDYTNATLETSGSGTKTLSGPATVTNVIVGVNTTFDPAGNLLTGSGTADIFGTIKVDADLFGNNYAFSGGTLESGSTVNYCRLGNQEIDNMAPTGYSNLVISGNGTKTLGGNTTVNDLLSMQGTASLALSTYTLTYGGSATLEYKGTAVQTTGPELAAIIPNLIVDNINGVILSSSPTISGTLTLTNGKFLITVTAVTDSKPYNGTTVSAGVPTVTSGNLIAGDSITSITQTFSNRNAGTGKTLNPAVTINDGNGGNNYAVTLVADTTGVINQEAITITAVTDTKGYNGDTTSAGIPTVTSGAIQAGDSITSITQTFSNRNAGTGKTLNPAVTINDGNGGNNYAVTL; from the coding sequence ATGCTTAATTGTAAAATAAATAACCCCTATTTTAAAATAACCTTCAAAAACTTGATTCCTCCTATTTATAAAAGAAACCTGAAAATTTGGGCGAGCGTAATAGCTGTGCTATTATGTTCTCCCCATTTTTTATATGCCGCAGAAAGAGTCATTGAAAGCGACCAAGCCAGATTAATCCTGGAATCCAGCGCAGGCTGGAATATCCCGGATGGCGACACGCTAAGAATTACTTACACCGGAAGTATCTCTGACCCAGCGGCACTATTACGCGATACCAGCGGCAATGCCTCGTACTGGGGCGGCACATACGAGTCAAATTACAACACAGTATTAGTTAATACTCGCGGTATCATCATCGGGCCGAATGCTAACATTCAGGCCGCTTCTTTTATTGCCTCAACCTTAAATATCTCCAATGATGATTTTTTAAACGACAGGTATAATTTCTATAAAGTAGCCGGTAACAACGCATTCATCATCAACCGCGGAAAAATTATTGTGCGTAATGGCGGGTATGTGGCTTTACTCTCCCAGGCAGTAGAAAATAAAGGAGTGATCCTGGCAAACTTAGGCAGGGTAGTTTTGGCATCTGGCGAAAAGATGACTCTGGCGCTAGATGACATCAATGAAATTTCCGTAGTCATTGATGAGGCAGTAAAAGATGTAGTGTTAGGAGAAAACGGAGAAAGAATTGTCAGCGCGGTGAAAAATAGCGGCACGATTAGCGCCAATGGCGGCAAGGTAATTCTAACCGCCAAGGTCTTAAACAATGTCTTTAATTATGCCATTAATAATACCGGAATCATTGAAGCTCAGTCTGTAGCTAACCATAACGGCGTAATTGAGCTGACCGCCAGCGGCGCACCAATTGTAAATACCGGCACTTTAGAAGCCGGCGCCATCAGGGTCAATGCCCAAGACACAACGTTCATCAATAAAGGTAAGCTTATTGCCGGCTCTGAACCTACCCTGCCTGACAGCGGCAAGATTGCTATCCAGGTAGGCAGCCTGGTGCAGGGCGGCTTGATTTCCGCGGATAGAATAGTGACCGTAGAAGCAGAGCGGGTGGAGGTAGTTTTAGACGGCCCACTGGCTTTAGAAATTGACCCCTTGTTAAATATCAGCCCGGGAGTAATTATCCAGGCGCCTGAAGTTAAGATAATCGCCAAGCAGTTTGGCAGCAGGACCACGCCTTTAAATATCAACGCAGCCCTTACCTATATATATAGGACGCAAGGTGACATTAATATATTAGAGAGTTTAGGTATCGGAACGAGCGTATTGCTGCGCGGCCCTCCGGATGGCTTCGGCGCAATTGTCTATAACCGCGATACAAATCTTACCTTAGAGGCACAAGCCGGAGGTATAACAACTTATGATTCCGCCATTATTCGTGCCAATAATCTTTCTTTGATAGCAAATCAAAACATAGGGTCGATTAACCAACACGTATATTTTACAGCTAACGCTCTAATCAAAGTCACATCCTATAACAGCTCTATATATATAGATTCAAATAATTCTGATATCTATATAATAGGCGAAGTCCGCGCCCACGGCGATATAAATATTTATTCTGGCACAGGCATGATTGATGTGCGTGGCCAGAATGCGATAGTGGCTGCCGAAATAGGATATATTAACCTTGAAGCAACTACAGGCATAATTAATAACTATGGGTTAATTTCAGCTCCCTACGGAACTGTACGTTTATGGACATCAACGCTTATGGATGGAAGCGGCGGACGCATTATCTCCATAGACTACGATGTTATTACCAATCCTGAAGATGAAAGCGTAACTACCTGGATTAATCCTAGTAGTAGCAACTGGAATACCGCTAGTAACTGGAGCGCGGGTGTTCCTAATGCGGCTAATGAGCGCGCTGTTATAAATACCGCTGGCATAACGGTTACTTTAAATGCCAATATTACCATTGGTGGACTCGAGATATTAGACGGGATCTTGTTGTTTAGTGACAATGCTAATAGAACTTTGACAATAGTAGATACGGATAATACGATAGGCGGTAACGCCGGTCCCGGTGGCCTATATATAGGTACTTCCGGAACGCTTACCTTTGATGATAATAGAACCGGACAAAAGGTGATTATGGCCGGGAATTATACTAATCTGGGAATATTAAATCGCAATATCGGGGCAATAGAGTTTAACAAAGCATCAGGGACACAAACCTTAAATTCAGGTGGTACTGCTGCTGCAAAACAGTTCTACGATATTACTCACTCGGGAGCAGGCATACTGCAAATTATTACCAATAATGTTACCCTAACCCATAACCTTACTGTTTCTGCCGGAACCCTGGATCCTAATGGTTTTACGATTACCGGTAGCGGAACAAACACGTTGACTGTAACAGGCAAGTTAATAGTTGATGCCGTAACATTCACCGGTAACTATGTAGATTGGGATACTCGAACCATCAATGCTGGGAGTACTATCGATTATCAGAATGCTAATCCTACCATTGACGCTAGTTTGACCTATCAAAACTTACAATTTAGCGGCGCAGGTACAGCAGATGTAAATGGAACATTAACGATTCAAGGAGATCTTACCAATACAGGCGGTGGGACATTAGATTTTGGTGTTAATAATGTAACGCTTAGCGGGAATGTTGCAACGAATAACATTGCCAGTTTTATAACCACTGGTACAGTTTCAATGACCAAGACTGCTGGCACGGTCACATTCACAGGTGATATGAACGTTGGTGCGCTGACCATTAATGGTAACGGTGGGACGCTGAATCTTGGAACAGGAACGCATACTATCAGTGGTACTATTACACTGACCGCAGGCACGTTAGATTTAGCCGACAGCTCGTTAGGCGGTAGCGGTAACATCACCTTTGGCGGCGGCACGCTAAGGTATGGAGGCGCCAGCACACAAGATATCTCTAGTCGTATAAAGAATAGCACTAGCGCGGTCAATATCGATACCGGCGCAAACACTATTACTTTTTCTAGTGTAATTGACAATAGTAATACCGGCGGTTTAACTAAAAAAGGCACGGGCGCCCTCATATTATCAGCCACTAACACTTACACTGGCACTACCACGATCTCCGCGGGCGCGCTTGGTTTCAGTAGCGTTAGCGCCATTCCGTCCGGTAACCTGATACTTAATGGTGGCGTACTTGCCACAAACGGCACTTTCAGCCGCGCACTTGGCACTGGCGATAACCAGGTTCAGTTTGGAGCCAATGGCGGCGGTTTTTCTGCCTACGGTGGCGCGCTTTCAATTACCGGCTTTACTGGTACCCCAGTCTGGAGTAACACTACTAACTTTCTTCCGTCCGGAGCACCGTTAATTTTTGGTGACAGCACTCTTTCTAATGATGTCGTCACCTGGACAAACGATTTCTCTCTGCGTAATGCTGCCCGCACCATCACTGTTAATGATAATCCCAATACCACTGATGATTATGCTATTATCAGCGGCGTGATTTCTTCAAGTGGCACCAGCGGTAGCCTCACTAAAGATGGTTCAGGCGCTTTAGTCCTTTCAGCCACTAACACTTACACTGGCACTACCACGATCTCCGCAGGCGCGCTTGGTTTTAGTAGTGTTAGCGTCATTCCGTCCGGTAACCTCATACTCGACGGTGGCGTACTTGCTACAAACGGCACCTTCAGCCGCGCACTTGGCAGCACTGGTACCGGTAAAGTTCGCTTCACCAACACCACCAACGGCGGTGGTTTTTCTGCCTATGGTGGTTCGCTTTCGGTTACCATTACTGGTACTCTGACTTGGAATTCTACTAACTTTCTTCAAAGTGGGGCACCGTTAATTTTTGGCGACAGCACCCTTTCTGATAATGTCGTTACTTGGATAAGTAATTTCTCTTTAGGTACCATTGGCACCAATACTCGTACCATTACCGTCAATGATAATTCTAGTACTACAGCTGATTATGCTGTTATCAGCGGCGTGATTTCGGGCAGTGCCAATAATAGCCTCACTAAAAATGGCACAGGCGCACTTGCCTTAAGCGGCTCCAATACATACGCAGGCGGCACGACGGTTAACGCCGGTACACTGAGTGTTAATAATACTAATGCGCTCGGTACAGGCGCCCTAACAGCAACAGCAGTAGGCAATACAGTCAATTACAGCCTTGCGGGCGCGCAGACCATAATAAGTACTACTTACTACAATCTTACGCTCTCCGGCAGCGGCACTAAGACTGCAGGTGGTGCTCTTACAGTTAACGGCACTCTTACCAACTCTGTTACATTAGATATGGCTGGGTATACTCTCAGCGCCGGGTCTATCGTAAACACCGGTGGCACTATACGTTTCTCCGGGGTATCTAACGGCCTTGCCATACCAACCGGCACAGTGGAGTACTACGGCACAAACCAAACCGTAGCCACTGGTCTATACGAGACCATTAATCTTACTGCGATATCAACATATACTCCTAATGGTGCAATCACAGCCACTGACCTTACAAATGCCGGAACTTTAGATATGGGCACTTATGATCTTGATGTGTCCAGTGTGACTAATAACGGCACAATTAGGCTTGAGGGTAGTAATGGCACTTTTTCCAGCATAAGCACCGGCACTGTAGAATACTATAATGCAGGCATTTATTTTAATTGGATAGCAGGATATACTTATGACAACCTCGTATTGTCAGGAGGGGGTACTTATTTACTTGTCGATGATTCTTTAATAACCAACAATCTGACCGTGTCCGCAGGTACGACTTTTGACCCCAATGGATATTATCTTACCGGCAGCGGCATTGCTAATATTTCTGGGACTATTTTGGTAGATGCGGCAACTTTTTCCGGTAATTATTCAGGATTTAGTACCGTAACTTTTAACGTCGGCTCAACCGTAAATTATTCCTCCAGCCTTATTGATCAGGACATTGATAGCACCTTAGACTATACAAATGCAACTTTAGAGACTTCAGGTAGCGGTACCAAGACCCTTAGCGGGCCTGCTACTGTGACCAACGTGATAGTGGGAGTCAATACAACATTTGATCCCGCTGGAAATCTTCTTACCGGCAGCGGCACCGCGGATATCTTCGGCACGATTAAGGTAGATGCAGATTTATTTGGCAATAATTACGCATTTAGCGGTGGGACATTAGAGTCCGGCTCAACTGTAAATTATTGCAGGCTCGGTAATCAAGAAATAGATAATATGGCTCCTACGGGTTATAGTAATTTGGTTATTTCAGGCAACGGCACAAAGACATTGGGCGGCAATACTACGGTAAATGATCTGCTATCTATGCAGGGTACAGCCAGTTTGGCGCTTAGCACATACACTCTTACCTATGGTGGCTCTGCTACGTTAGAGTACAAAGGAACCGCCGTTCAAACAACAG
- a CDS encoding nucleotidyl transferase AbiEii/AbiGii toxin family protein: protein MKDYVLELVSGKEGYNAKLNIMREYLQAYILRVMHDEGVFRSVAFLGGTALRFLHGLPRFSEDLDFSLVQKPQVRFEALLKKIMLELSSAGYDTTFSYNDKKAVNSAFIKFSNLMFEAGVSPLKSQKFSIKIEIDNNPPQGAVLETQLVNKYFPISFLSYDTKSLFTGKLHALLCRKYAKGRDYFDLGWYLSKWKGIEPNFLLFKNGLQQTGWSSELPDKNNWRGLIYKVVERADWKKIKQDVEQFLENPSDLNIVTRENVMQLLQH from the coding sequence ATGAAAGATTATGTATTGGAACTGGTATCCGGCAAAGAAGGGTACAACGCTAAGCTTAATATTATGCGGGAATACCTGCAGGCATATATTTTAAGAGTAATGCACGACGAAGGCGTATTCCGTTCGGTTGCATTCTTGGGCGGCACAGCGCTTAGATTCCTGCATGGCCTGCCGAGATTTTCCGAGGACCTTGATTTTTCTTTGGTCCAAAAACCACAGGTTAGGTTTGAGGCATTACTTAAGAAGATTATGCTGGAATTATCCTCAGCCGGATATGATACTACGTTCAGTTATAACGATAAGAAGGCCGTAAATTCAGCTTTTATTAAATTCTCAAACCTGATGTTTGAAGCGGGGGTTTCGCCTTTAAAAAGCCAGAAATTTTCTATTAAGATTGAGATTGATAACAATCCTCCACAAGGGGCTGTCCTTGAAACCCAGCTGGTAAATAAATACTTCCCTATTTCGTTTTTGTCTTATGATACCAAGTCGCTATTTACCGGAAAACTGCATGCGTTGCTATGCAGAAAATATGCAAAAGGCAGGGACTATTTTGACCTTGGCTGGTATTTATCAAAATGGAAAGGAATAGAACCGAATTTTTTACTTTTTAAAAACGGCCTCCAGCAGACAGGATGGAGTAGTGAGCTGCCTGATAAAAATAACTGGAGAGGGTTAATTTATAAGGTTGTTGAGCGTGCGGATTGGAAAAAGATTAAACAGGATGTTGAGCAGTTTCTAGAAAACCCATCGGATTTGAATATTGTTACCAGGGAAAATGTAATGCAGCTCCTGCAGCATTAA